The sequence CCTGGGCTGGCTGATTGGCATGCTGCTGATCCGTTCCATGGAGCGCTCTACCCGGGTGCTGGCGGCCATGCGCTGTCGTGGCTTCCAGGGGCGTTTCTATCTGATCCACAAAGGGGAGTGGCAGGCGATGGACAGCCTGCACCTGGCCCTGTTTACCTCCCTGGCCCTGAGCCTGAAACTGCTGGAGCTACAGTTATGAGTCACCCACTGATTGAACTGCGCGATCTGGCCTTCGGCTACGGAGAGCGACCCGTATTCCAGGGGGTGAACCTGACCCTGAACCCCGGTGAGCGGCTGGCCCTGGTGGGGGGCAACGGTGCCGGCAAGTCCACATTGCTGCAGCTGGTGGTGGGGCTGCGCCGCCCCCGAGAGGGCCAGGTGCTGGCCTTTGGCCAACCCTGCTCTGACGAGGCGGCTTTCCATCAGATGCGCAGTCAGGTGGGGCTGTTGTTTCAGGACTCCGATGACCAGCTGTTCTGCCCGACGGTGATCGAAGACGTGGCCTTCGGTCCCCTGAATCAGGGGATGGACCAGAAGGAGGCCACCGCCCTGGCCAGGGAGACCCTGGCCAGCCTGGGTCTGGAAGCCTTCGCCGATCGCATCACCCATCGCCTCTCCGGCGGCGAGAAGCGGCTGGTGGCCCTGGCTTCGGTGCTGGCGATGCGTCCCAAGGTGCTGCTGCTGGACGAGCCCACCAACGGCCTGGATGAGCAGGCCCAGCAGCGACTGCTGGAGCGGCTTCAGGGGCTGGATCTGGCGATGATTCTGGTGTCTCACGACAAGTCGGTCATCGAGAAGCTGGCCAACCGGGCGGTGATCCTGCAGCAGGGGGAGTTGCTGGAGGCGGTGATGCACAGCCATCCCCATCAGCACACCCACAGCCATCTGCATATCCACCCCAAGCGGGAGCTGGAGAGCGACCACAGCCACCCCACTCCGGCTCACAGCGACCACCACAACGCCGGCAACTGATGCCTATGGCTACCCCTGCTTTGGCGGTGGCCACCCCCTTCCCCCGCCGTCGTTTCCATTGAACCTGGGTCGTTAGCCGGATCACCTTTCTCACCGAATAACTGGCATATGCCAATTACTCGCGCTAAGGTTATTGGCATATGCCAGATATGAGGTGGATATGCCCAGACCCAAACTTACCCGCAAGGTGCGCTGCTGCGCCCCTTATAGCTTGTACAAACCCAATGGTGTGCCCGGCAAGGAGCTGACCAAGGTGCCCCTGGGTGCCGATGAGCTTGAGGCGATGCGCCTCACCGACATGGAGGGGATGAGCCAGCAGCAGGCGGCGGAGGCGATGGGGGTATCCCGGCAGACCCTGGGCAACATAGTGACTTCGGCACGCCGTAAGGTGGTGTCTGCCCTGGTTCAGGGGCAGGCGCTGGAGATGGAGTCGAGCTTGCCCTTCCCAGCAGAACAAGAGGAGCAGTAGTTATGGCCATTGCCATGCCAGTAACCGACCGGGCCCGGGTGGCCGGACACTTCGCCAAGGCCAACGCCTTCGCGGTCTACAGCGATGAGGGCCAACTGATTCGCATCGACAACAGCCAGGATGGCGGCTGTGGACAGAAGAAGCGCCTGGTTAAGGTGTTCAAGGAGATGCAGGTCACCAAGGTGGTGCTGCGCAACATCGGCGAGCGCTCTCTGGCTCGCCTGCTTAATGCCGGCATCGAGGTGGAGCGACTGACCCGGGGCGCCACCATTGCCCAGGTGTTGGATGGCAGCATCGCCACCAACGCCCTGACCGAAGCGGCCCAGGGGCGCCCCTGCAAGCCCAAGTCCAGCAAGTGCTGTGGCCATAAGAGTCCGCCAAAGCTGTTGGAGACCGCCCCTGGAGCCCTGAGCAGGGCGGACGGTGCCCTGCCCAAGATCAAGCTGAACTGATTACCCCTTCGGTAAGTCGCCATGGATGGCGCTACTGGGTGCGCCCATCCTCGCGCACCCATCCCCCTGAGCAGGCGTTGCTCCTGCTCGCTGACCCCCTCGGAAAACCCGTCCTGGACCTGCTTGAGCAGGGGCGTGCTGGCGTGGTTGACCCGTTCCCCCTTGGGGACATTTCTCGCCAGCCAGAGGCCCCGCTGACCTGCGGCAGTGTTCTTCGCGATACAACAGTTCCATTCGGCCGTGAAAAAAGCGTTTTCTGAAGATCCGCTTTGAGGAATTGGGTATCTTGGCTGGAGATGGGCAAATTCAAGGAGAGTGCCATGGGGCGTAAACTGGCGTTGCTGCTGATTCTGGCGTTGGCAGGCTGTGGTGGCTTGCCAGGCCATGAGGTCACCACCCAGGCTCCGGCAGGGACCGCGGCCAGTCCGCCGCCGTCTGAGCTGCCCCTGCCGGCCATGAGCTCGGATCAGGCCAGGGTGGAGCGGGTGCTGGGGATGGAGGGGAACAGGTTGTGGCTGTCGCTGTCGGCGCGCCCTGCCGGCATCGACCCTCAGGTGCTGCTTACACCCAGGGGGATGAGACTGCCGTCGGTGACGGGAACTTGCCCGCTGGAGCGCAACCTGGCCCGCGCCCTGGTGGTGTTTGTTAACGAACGGCTGGCGGGGCAGGTGATGACTCTGGAGGGGATGGCCCTCACCGAGCAGGGGATGGTGGCCGATGCCTTCCTGGATGGTCAGCCACTGCTGCAGCGGTTGCAAGCCGAGGGACTGGCCCGCCCCACCGATAGTCCGGGCTGGTGTCCCTGAGCCCGCCCCCCAGGGATAAGCTTCAGGCCAGGGGCAGGCTGAAGCGGAACTCAGTACCCTGCTGAACCTTGCTGGAGACCTCGATGCTGCTCTTGTGCAGGGCCAGCAGCCGCTTGGTGATCGCCAGTCCCAGCCCGGAGTGGGCGGCGTCGCCACGGATGGAGTTGGCCGCCTTGTAATGAGCATCGAAGATGTGGGGCAGGTCCGAGGCGGGGATGCCGATACCGGAATCGCTCACTGATACCTTCACCAACTGGTCATCGTGAAGCAGTTGGATGCGGATGCTGTCCCCGGCATGGCAGTGGCGCAGGGCGTTGTCCACCAGATTGGTGAATACCCGCTCCAGTTTCTCGATGTCCGCCGCCACCTGCAGGCCGGGATCCTTGGGGGAGACATCCAGCAGCACCTTTTTCGCCTCGGCGGCGGGGCGGTACTTCTGCAGGACGTCCTGCACCAGCTCGGCGATGCTCACCGACTCGATGTTCATGGGCACCTGGTCGCTCTCCAGCCGCGCCAGCTCCATCAACTGATCCACCATCTTGTGAATCTTGGCAGCGTTCTGCTGGGCGATCTCCACGTATGCGGGATCCGGCTGCTGCCCCTTGCGCTGCTGCAGCATCCAGGTTTCCAGATAACCCTGAAGGGAGGCCAGGGGGGTGCGCAGGTCATGGCTGACGTGGGCCAGCAATTCGCGGCGCATCTCATCGACGCTCTTCACCTTGCGGTACTGCAGCTGCAGCCGCTGTGAGAGGGTGTTGAACGCTTGCTCCAGCTGGCGGATCTCCCGGGCGGCCCCCGGGGTGTTCAGGGCCAGGGAGGGGGTCTTGAATCCCTGGGCTTCCAGGGCGCCGATGGCGTTACTGAGCCGGCTCAGGGGGCGGGTGAGCCAGGCAAACAGCCCCAGGGTGGACGCCAGCAGGAACAGGGCGCCGCTGCCCAGCATCAGCAGGGCGAACGGCAGCCAGGCGCTGTCGGCTACCTGGGCCGCCATCGAATCGTAGATCTCGCCATTGATGATGATGTAGAGGTAACCCAGCATCTGCCCGTCGATCACCACCGGGGCCACGGAGAAGATCTTCTCGCGGATGGGATCCCTGGGGTCCGGCCCCCGCAGGGGCAGGGTAGGCTGACCGGTCAGGGCCAGCTCAATGGTGGCGGTGGGGATCCGCTCCCGGCGAATCTTCTCCGGCGGGGCGGAGTAGTTGAGCAGGGTGCCGTCGGGGGAGAGCAGGTAGAACTCGAACCCCTTACCCAGGATCATCATGTTATGGAAAGCGCGCTCCACGGCGGCGGGATCCGGCTTGCCCTCCACGAAGAGCGGGCCCTCATGGACGATGTGTTCCGCCAGGGAGAGGTGCAGTTTCTGGGTAACCTGCTCCTGGAAGCTGGCGTCCAGCTGACGACTCAGCTGCACCAGCATCAGCCCCAGCATCAGGAAGCTGACGGTGAGTACCAGGGCCAGCCTGGAGAACAGGGAGTTAATGGGAAAGTTTGTCATTGAACTTGTATCCTACGCCCCACACGGTAAGCACATAGTTGGGATTGGCCGGATCCTGCTCCAGCTTGGCCCGCAGACGGTTGATGTGGGAGTTGACCGTATGCTGATAGCCGCTGTGCTGATAGCCCCATACCGATTCCAGAAGCTGCTCCCGGCTGAAGACACGACCCGGATGGCGGGCCAGGTAGCAAAGCAGATCGAACTCCGTGCTGGTGAGCTCCACATCCCTGCCGGACAGCCTGAGTTCACGACGGTCTGGGTCAAGCTGCATCGCCCCGAAGGTGAGGGTTGCCGGCGCGGGCTGCCGGCTCTGGCGACTGAGTTCGGCGCGCCTCAGGTGTGACTTCACCCTGGCCTGGAGCTCGCGGACGCTGAAAGGCTTGCTCAGGTAGTCGTCGGCACCGCTCTCCAGCCCCACCACCCTGTCCACTTCGGTGTTGCGGGCAGTGAGCATCATGATGGGGGTGATGCACCCCTGCTGGCGCAGGGTCTGGCACAGGGTCAGGCCATCCATGCCCGGCAGCATCAGGTCCAGTACCATGAGATCGAATTGGCCACTGCGGGCCAGTTCAAACCCCTCTTTGCCATCCCTGACCCGCACCACTTCATGGTTCAGGGCTTCCAGGTTTAGCGACACCAGGGCGTTGATGTCCTCGTCGTCCTCGATTACCAGCAGTCTTGCCATGATCCCGTCTCCCTTGCCTGCCGCCAAAAGGGGCGACAGGCAATTAGACCGGGGTTAGCGGGTTCGCATTACAGTGAGACGTGCCACCGGCGCATCAAACTTGTGGCGACCATCCAGGGCGGACTCGGCAAAGCCGTCCTGATTGCCGACCACACCAGGGTGTCGGGCGACATAGTCCACGTCGTCGCGGGTGGCGTCATAACCTGCTCCGCCTCCGGCAGGCCCTGGAATGGTGGCCGCCAATTCGGAGTTGGCCTCAGTGCCTGCGTCGTACACCGGCAGGTTCACCGTCATCGACTGACCCACCGCCAGGGCGGAGAGATCCCAGCCATTGATGCCGGCGAAGGCGTCGTTGGTGTTCACCAACATGGTGGCCGACGTCAGCCGCATCCCCTGGCCTGCCTCCAGAGTCAGGGTCAGGCTTTGGGCCATGCCGGGGGGCAATATGCCTTCTCCGGCGGCGGTGATACCGGCTCCTGCCGCGGTTGCGGCGGCAAGCCAGTCAGTGCCGTCGCCGCCTTCCGCCAGTACTTCCAGCGGTTCCGAGGCGGCTTCGCCAAACTGCCAGCCGGCGACACTGCCGTCGTGGAGGTAGGCGGCCACGGGGGACATGGGCTGAGCGGCGGTGAGGTTGGTCACTGTCACTTCGAAGCTGACCATTTCCGGTGGCGGCGGTGCGGTGCTGTTGTCATCGTCATCGTCGTGGCAGCCCACCAGCAGGGCGGTGGCCATCAGGCCCAGGGTAAGTGTGCGCTTCATGGCGGCCTCCTTACTCTGCTACGGTGACGGTGATGCGGGCCACAGGGTTGAGCCAGCGGTGGATGCGGCTGTCGACATCACTGATGCCGCCGGTGGCGTTGGTGTCACCCAGGTTGCCGCGATGGATGTGGACCTTGGCATTGGGTTCCATGTCGGTCACGCCGGTGGCACCGCTGCCGCCGCCGGTCCCGGGGATGGCGGGCATGCCCGGAGTGCCCGGTGCGCCCCCTGCGCCGGCCACCAGCACCTCGTCGTTGGCCTCGGTACCGGCGTCATAGGCGTTCAGGTTGATGGTGTAGGTGCCTGGCTCAGAGGGGATCGGCCAGCTGTCCAGGCCGACGAATCCGTCGTTGCTGGGCAGGATCATGGCGGTCAGGGACAGCACCATCCCTTCGGTGACGTTTTCCAGGGTGGCACTGGTGCTGGCGGCGGGCGCCAGCAGACCGGCAGCGGGATTTTCTGCGGAGATGGCGCTGATGCTGTTGGCTATGGTCACCAGACCGCTGATGTCTCCCCCTTCAGCCATGGCGGCCAGCTCCGGAGAGGCGTCGGTGCCGGACTGGAACAGGTGGTACTGACTGTCATGGGCGGTGATCAGCAGAGGGGTGAAGTAGATCCCCTGGGTCAGGTTGGTGACCTCCAGGGTCAGGGTCTGTGCCTGAAGGGCGGGTGCGGCCAGCAGAGCGGCCAGGGCCAGAGGCTTGAGTGTCATGGTCTTCCATCTCCCGATTGATTGAGTCACTTCAGTCTAGGGAGCAGGTATCAACAGGCCTTCACGGATTTATCACGATTTCATCACAATTGCGTTGGGGCGCTGTGATGGGGATTGGTCTTTCCAATTACCAATATTTATGACCCAGTAATCAAAACGTCTAATTGACTAAAGGGAAAGGTGGAATAAATTGCCTGGGCGAATATCAGCTGAGAAATAAATTAAAATCCCTCCGGGTTAACGTCCTGAGAAATATGTTAATTAAATAAATGGCGTGCTATTTTAACCCTTCGTGGGATCCCTGCTTGATCGACCCGGAGCGACTGAAGTCGCGACTGACTCTGCGCCAAGATGGGGCGTTGAACCCCATTGTGGCGGGATTTCTGTGAAAGACGCAAAGCAGATTTTCAGTAATTGGCATTCAGTGTGCCAAATTGGGCGATCTTCATGAGATCGACACTCCAAGGCAGGAGGTCGATTATGTCTGAATTTTTAAAGTTAACGTGCTAACGCTCAAACTTTTTGTTTTTGGCTTTCATTAAACGTGGCGTAGCTAACATTCGAGCGTGTTTTTCAGGCGTACAGTGGGTCCAGATTTGCGTTTTAAGGAGTTCATTGATATGGAGCAGGAAGCTAAGTCCGGGCTCAATTCTAGCCATTGGGCTTCGCCGGTGCACGCCCGTTTCCGCCAACGGGACCAGGCACTGTTGCGACTTGGGGAGAGTCTGGTGAAAGAGCAGGGTATTGTCTCTTTCCGCTTCTCCGAATTGGCACCCCGTGCTGGGTGCAGTGCAGGGACGCTGTATAAGCACTTTAACTGTAAAGAGGATCTGCTGGTCGCCATCTTCGCCAAGCATGTGGAGCTGTTGACCGAACGTCAGCCTGAGCTGATGAACGCGGACCTGAACCACGCCGAGCGCTGGCTGGCGATGCACCTCTATGGCGCCATGGCCGTGGCCCACACCAGCTGGTCTCTGGGCTTCAATGCCCTGGCCGGTGCCGAGGGGATCGTGGATAAGGTGAGTGATTACCGTCTGCAGGAGATGCAGATGTTTGTGGATCAGGCCTGTTCGACCGCCAAGCGGGTCGTGGAAGCGGCACGTATTGAAGGGCAACTGGTGTCCGATGATCAGGAGATTGAGGTGGCCCACGCCACCATGGTGGCGTGCCAGCGTGGTGCGACGACCATGATCAACAACCCGATGATCGCCCAGAACCTGAATTTCAACCAGATCCACAAGCTGTATGACAGCCTGGCGCTGATCACCGGTACCTTGAACTGGCGGGTGGGGCTGATCCCTGAATCCCGTGACCGGGTGATCAAGGCCGTGGAGGAGCAGTTGATTGCCCTTCAGCAGGAGCACGACCTCACTGCGGTGTTCTAGGGTTTGACAGCCCTTTAGGCGGCGTGGCGGCTGCCACGGGTCAGGTTGGCTGCAAAATCGGGCCGGCTGGCCAGTAGCCGCTCTCTCTGCTCTTCGCTGAGCTGCCCCTCGGGCAGCCTCAGCACCTTCCGAGTCAATTTCCCCCTGGCCATGGCGGTGATCTTCAGCGGCGCCACCGGTCCCTCAATCGCATACTCCTCCACCGAACCCGCGCGGGCAAGAATGCCTGACTCCATCAGGGCACTGACGCCATGGTGGTTCAATGGCATGGGCACGCTGCCGCGAGCCTGCAGAATGAATTCGCGCAGGATGGCCCGCTCGGTATTGTCCAGGGTCTGTACCTTCTCCTCCATCAGCAGCTTTTGTTGGGCGGCGAGCCGCTGCTGCATGATGCGGCCGAAGATAAGGCGCCCGGCCAGGGTGGCCAGGTAGGCACAGCTGGCGACTACCGCCAGGCCCAGCCAGGAGGCGTAGTCGGTGACCCACTGTTGCAGATACAGAGACTGAGCCCACTTAACCGGCAGCCACAGCAGGGCCAGGCTGGTGACCAGAAGCCACAGGGCCAGCTTGTAGAGAGGGGCGTTGGTCAGGGCTTGGATATGAGAATCCTGACTTCCCATGGTGGTGAGTCCTCGTGTCGGAAAATTGGCGGAAACGGGCAGCCCCCATTGTAAAGCAAAAGGGGTGCCAGCTTACAGGCCCGAATGCGGCGGCCTGGGCCTGAGAAAAAGGTCCTGAGAGATCAGCAGCCTCTAGCTATTGGGGTTCACCAGGGGTTCGATCTGAATGGCGTTGCCGTCGTTAAACAGCTTGCTGGGGCCGTGCTCCCTGGCACTGGTGAGGTTCTGAGTGCCTATCTCCACCTCCACCTGGGGATAGAGGCTGTGACTGACACTGATGGCCACCCGGTTGAAGAAGCTGGCCAGCTTCTCGTCGGTTTCGGCCAACAGCAATTGGGCTTCGGCCAGCCTGACGCTGTTCTGCTGCTGTGCCTGGGTGAACTGAGCCACCAGGCGCTTGCGCTCTTCGTCGGTCTTGTCCTTGGCCATGGAGGCCTTGTTGACCGCCTGGCGCAGCTTGTAACTCTGGGCCAGCAGGGCCTGCTCTTTCTGGTGATACTCCTTGGCCATGGCGCGCAGATGCTGCACCCCGAGGCCTGCCCGAATGCGGCTCTGGGTGGCGGCGCGGGAGCCCAGGTTGATGCAGTTCACCGAGTGGGTGACCTGAGTCAGGCCGCCGACGATGTCTCCCTTCTTGCCATTGGGCACCCCAACGGTGAGGTTGTTGCCGCTGTGGGACTGACAGTGCACCAGTTGGGTTTGGACCAGGATGTCGCCCCCCGCTTTGAGATGGGCATACTGGGCGAAGGCCACGTGGATTTCGCCTTCGGCCTCCAGGGAGGTACTGAGTTTGCTGTTGTCGATCAGTCGGCCGATCACCCCTTTGCCGATGACGATGTCGCCGCCCGCCTTGAGCAGCTCTCCGTCGACAAAACCGTTAACCGTGATGTCGCCCCCCGCCTGAACCCGCATCTCCTCATCCACATTGCCGTTGATCACCACGTTGCCGTGGTAGTTGATGTGGCCGGTGCCCACGTTGACGTCTTTGAGGGTCAGGACCTCGACAATCTCCAGCCCATCCTTGGTTTCTTTGGGCTGGCCGTCGGCGCTGGCCAGAAGCAGGTTGGGATCATTGTCGGCGGTGGTGGTGCCCTTGCCCGCTTTCAGTTTGCGGTCCTTGCCGGGTTTGGCTTTGAGCACCTCGCCGATGACGTTGTAGCCGTCGACACCGGGTTCGGCGTCGTGTTTGCGCATCACCTCGTCGCCAGCCTGTACGGTGACAATCTCCCCCAGATCGCGCATGTCCACTTTGCCGTTGTCGAGGATCCTTGGAGTCATCAGTCGCTCGCGGTTGAGCTGAACCAGGCGCTCCAACTGGGCGTCCCGGCCATTTTTTGCGGGCTTACCCTTGGCGATGGTGGCACTGATGCTTTCGCCTGGGGAGGCGGACTCTGCCTGCTTCAACAGGGTGTTGATGGCGTTTTTCAGCAGTCCGTTCTGAATGGCGAGGGTCTGGAGTTCCTGGACCAGCTCTTTAAACCCGATGCGGCGCCCACCCTGGGGGGAGGTGAGGGTGGCGGTGACCTCCATCTTGTCGGTGGAGAGGTTGAGTTTGCACTCTCCGTCCACCTTCATCGCCAGCGGGATACGTTGTACCTGAGCCTTGTTGGCGCCCTTGGCCTGATGCTTCAGCAGTTGCAGCGCCTTGCGAACGTCGTGGTCGAGGAAGGCGCAGTGGCGATAGGGGGAGCTGTCCACCAGAGACTTAAGCTGACTCAGTTCCACTAGGGCATGCTTTTCTGGGGTGAGATCCACACAGAGGGTCTGGTGTTCTTCGTCGAAAAAGAGGAGGTCCGGTCCTATCATTGCGCCATTACTTTTGCTAATTAGGCGAGTTCAGCGAGTATACCGGATTGTTGACAATGGGGAATAGCAAAAAGCCCCGACCATGGGTCAGGGCTCAAAAATTTGGTGCAGAAGGAGAGACTTGAACTCTCACGTCCTAACGGACACTAGCACCTGAAGCTAGCGCGTCTACCAATTCCGCCACTTCTGCAAATATCGAATAATCGATTCAGGTCTTATTTTTTTGTCGGCTCACCATCTCAAAGAGAATGGTGCAGAAAGAGAGACTTGAACTCTCACGTCCTAATGGACACTAGCACCTGAAGCTAGCGCGTCTACCAATTCCGCCACTTCTGCATTTAGC is a genomic window of Ferrimonas sp. YFM containing:
- a CDS encoding ABC transporter ATP-binding protein, which encodes MSHPLIELRDLAFGYGERPVFQGVNLTLNPGERLALVGGNGAGKSTLLQLVVGLRRPREGQVLAFGQPCSDEAAFHQMRSQVGLLFQDSDDQLFCPTVIEDVAFGPLNQGMDQKEATALARETLASLGLEAFADRITHRLSGGEKRLVALASVLAMRPKVLLLDEPTNGLDEQAQQRLLERLQGLDLAMILVSHDKSVIEKLANRAVILQQGELLEAVMHSHPHQHTHSHLHIHPKRELESDHSHPTPAHSDHHNAGN
- a CDS encoding DUF134 domain-containing protein, yielding MPRPKLTRKVRCCAPYSLYKPNGVPGKELTKVPLGADELEAMRLTDMEGMSQQQAAEAMGVSRQTLGNIVTSARRKVVSALVQGQALEMESSLPFPAEQEEQ
- a CDS encoding NifB/NifX family molybdenum-iron cluster-binding protein, which produces MAIAMPVTDRARVAGHFAKANAFAVYSDEGQLIRIDNSQDGGCGQKKRLVKVFKEMQVTKVVLRNIGERSLARLLNAGIEVERLTRGATIAQVLDGSIATNALTEAAQGRPCKPKSSKCCGHKSPPKLLETAPGALSRADGALPKIKLN
- a CDS encoding HAMP domain-containing sensor histidine kinase, translating into MTNFPINSLFSRLALVLTVSFLMLGLMLVQLSRQLDASFQEQVTQKLHLSLAEHIVHEGPLFVEGKPDPAAVERAFHNMMILGKGFEFYLLSPDGTLLNYSAPPEKIRRERIPTATIELALTGQPTLPLRGPDPRDPIREKIFSVAPVVIDGQMLGYLYIIINGEIYDSMAAQVADSAWLPFALLMLGSGALFLLASTLGLFAWLTRPLSRLSNAIGALEAQGFKTPSLALNTPGAAREIRQLEQAFNTLSQRLQLQYRKVKSVDEMRRELLAHVSHDLRTPLASLQGYLETWMLQQRKGQQPDPAYVEIAQQNAAKIHKMVDQLMELARLESDQVPMNIESVSIAELVQDVLQKYRPAAEAKKVLLDVSPKDPGLQVAADIEKLERVFTNLVDNALRHCHAGDSIRIQLLHDDQLVKVSVSDSGIGIPASDLPHIFDAHYKAANSIRGDAAHSGLGLAITKRLLALHKSSIEVSSKVQQGTEFRFSLPLA
- a CDS encoding response regulator transcription factor, with the translated sequence MARLLVIEDDEDINALVSLNLEALNHEVVRVRDGKEGFELARSGQFDLMVLDLMLPGMDGLTLCQTLRQQGCITPIMMLTARNTEVDRVVGLESGADDYLSKPFSVRELQARVKSHLRRAELSRQSRQPAPATLTFGAMQLDPDRRELRLSGRDVELTSTEFDLLCYLARHPGRVFSREQLLESVWGYQHSGYQHTVNSHINRLRAKLEQDPANPNYVLTVWGVGYKFNDKLSH
- a CDS encoding spondin domain-containing protein, which gives rise to MKRTLTLGLMATALLVGCHDDDDDNSTAPPPPEMVSFEVTVTNLTAAQPMSPVAAYLHDGSVAGWQFGEAASEPLEVLAEGGDGTDWLAAATAAGAGITAAGEGILPPGMAQSLTLTLEAGQGMRLTSATMLVNTNDAFAGINGWDLSALAVGQSMTVNLPVYDAGTEANSELAATIPGPAGGGAGYDATRDDVDYVARHPGVVGNQDGFAESALDGRHKFDAPVARLTVMRTR
- a CDS encoding spondin domain-containing protein; the encoded protein is MTLKPLALAALLAAPALQAQTLTLEVTNLTQGIYFTPLLITAHDSQYHLFQSGTDASPELAAMAEGGDISGLVTIANSISAISAENPAAGLLAPAASTSATLENVTEGMVLSLTAMILPSNDGFVGLDSWPIPSEPGTYTINLNAYDAGTEANDEVLVAGAGGAPGTPGMPAIPGTGGGSGATGVTDMEPNAKVHIHRGNLGDTNATGGISDVDSRIHRWLNPVARITVTVAE
- a CDS encoding TetR/AcrR family transcriptional regulator codes for the protein MEQEAKSGLNSSHWASPVHARFRQRDQALLRLGESLVKEQGIVSFRFSELAPRAGCSAGTLYKHFNCKEDLLVAIFAKHVELLTERQPELMNADLNHAERWLAMHLYGAMAVAHTSWSLGFNALAGAEGIVDKVSDYRLQEMQMFVDQACSTAKRVVEAARIEGQLVSDDQEIEVAHATMVACQRGATTMINNPMIAQNLNFNQIHKLYDSLALITGTLNWRVGLIPESRDRVIKAVEEQLIALQQEHDLTAVF
- a CDS encoding superinfection exclusion B family protein, with protein sequence MGSQDSHIQALTNAPLYKLALWLLVTSLALLWLPVKWAQSLYLQQWVTDYASWLGLAVVASCAYLATLAGRLIFGRIMQQRLAAQQKLLMEEKVQTLDNTERAILREFILQARGSVPMPLNHHGVSALMESGILARAGSVEEYAIEGPVAPLKITAMARGKLTRKVLRLPEGQLSEEQRERLLASRPDFAANLTRGSRHAA
- a CDS encoding FapA family protein, whose amino-acid sequence is MIGPDLLFFDEEHQTLCVDLTPEKHALVELSQLKSLVDSSPYRHCAFLDHDVRKALQLLKHQAKGANKAQVQRIPLAMKVDGECKLNLSTDKMEVTATLTSPQGGRRIGFKELVQELQTLAIQNGLLKNAINTLLKQAESASPGESISATIAKGKPAKNGRDAQLERLVQLNRERLMTPRILDNGKVDMRDLGEIVTVQAGDEVMRKHDAEPGVDGYNVIGEVLKAKPGKDRKLKAGKGTTTADNDPNLLLASADGQPKETKDGLEIVEVLTLKDVNVGTGHINYHGNVVINGNVDEEMRVQAGGDITVNGFVDGELLKAGGDIVIGKGVIGRLIDNSKLSTSLEAEGEIHVAFAQYAHLKAGGDILVQTQLVHCQSHSGNNLTVGVPNGKKGDIVGGLTQVTHSVNCINLGSRAATQSRIRAGLGVQHLRAMAKEYHQKEQALLAQSYKLRQAVNKASMAKDKTDEERKRLVAQFTQAQQQNSVRLAEAQLLLAETDEKLASFFNRVAISVSHSLYPQVEVEIGTQNLTSAREHGPSKLFNDGNAIQIEPLVNPNS